One Prolixibacteraceae bacterium DNA segment encodes these proteins:
- a CDS encoding DUF4981 domain-containing protein, whose translation MFEKTRRTGWIAIALLMLANTGMAQKVHDWENPKMIGQNKEAAHASLMPYSSIDKALTLKQKSSIYYKSLNGTWKFNWVRKPADRPKDFYKPSYDVSEWDNIVVPSNWERQGYGIPIYCNHQYEFASFKAPVSKEIKFVDKIYPANPGQVPHDYNPVGSYRRTFTIPQNWDGRQIFIQFGAVKSAFYIWVNGKKVGYSQGSKTEAEWDITKYLQKGDNTLAVEVYRWSDGSYLECQDFWRISGIERDVILYSTQKVRIRDFFVIGDLDKDYKNGLLKLDVDLNNRVNRLRSGNYKVEYKLYDKNLKVIASEIKDAKINRKKDLKVSFEKEILNPLKWNAETPNLYTLVLSLKDKKGKTSEILSSRVGFRKVEIINDIFHINGVEVLIKGVNRHEHNQYTGHVINEEDMIQEIKLMKQFNINAVRNSHYPPHPRFYELCDEYGIYLTDEANIESHGMYYGKYSLAKNPEFKDAHLDRNISMVERSKNHPSIIVWSMGNEAGDGDNFTAVNKWIKQRDNSRPVHYERAVMGPNTDIYCPQYPGVKYLKHYASKHQTNPMIISEYSHAMGNSTGNLVDLWDVIYDRNNKQLQGGYIWDWIDQGLLEHDDQGRRYWTYGGDYGKNMPTDDNFVCNGILFPDLTPQPAMWEVKYAYQYIRISNKGLPQGSYKISNYHDFITTDGYDIRWSITENGHEIDHGFVSQNILPHQNKIIKIELPHINAKAGAEYFIDFSTRLKAPTNILKEGHEVAHDQFKLNIETPKIEKKPIEQVLSLEKNTNQLVITGDDFKIVFDSKAGDIESWDSHGFSLLKKGPKANYWRASVDNDKGSNMIHRLGVWRKASRGLTLKEIKEEVLSVNQIKITSTFSLKPIKGTQTISYLISADGKVEINSHISLKGKKLPDMPRFGMRMQLPVSFDNLKYFGRGPHENYCDRNRSAFVGLYSSKVSDQYVNYVRPQENGYKTETRWFSLCNNNGVGLKITGEPLVGFSALHNPIEDFDQETHSEFKHLNDIIKKDAVFVTFDLKQMGVAGDNSWGATPYKQYTVPAKDYTLKVVLEPVF comes from the coding sequence ACGTTAAAGCAAAAGAGCTCTATTTACTACAAGAGTTTAAATGGTACTTGGAAATTTAATTGGGTTAGAAAACCTGCGGATCGTCCTAAAGATTTTTACAAGCCATCTTACGATGTAAGCGAATGGGATAATATTGTAGTTCCTTCCAATTGGGAACGTCAAGGCTATGGAATCCCTATTTACTGTAATCATCAATATGAGTTTGCAAGTTTTAAAGCACCCGTTTCAAAGGAGATAAAATTTGTAGATAAAATTTATCCTGCTAATCCAGGTCAAGTACCACACGATTATAATCCTGTAGGTTCCTATCGTCGTACTTTTACGATTCCTCAAAACTGGGATGGAAGACAGATATTCATTCAATTTGGGGCTGTTAAATCAGCATTCTATATATGGGTGAATGGTAAGAAAGTTGGGTATAGCCAAGGTAGCAAAACAGAAGCAGAGTGGGATATCACAAAATACCTTCAAAAAGGAGATAATACACTAGCAGTTGAGGTCTACCGATGGAGTGATGGTTCTTATTTAGAGTGTCAAGATTTTTGGAGAATCAGTGGCATCGAAAGAGACGTCATACTATATTCAACTCAGAAAGTTCGCATTCGTGACTTCTTTGTTATTGGAGATCTTGACAAAGACTATAAGAATGGTTTATTGAAATTAGATGTAGATCTAAACAACAGAGTAAACAGACTTCGCTCTGGAAATTACAAGGTTGAGTACAAACTCTATGACAAAAACTTAAAGGTTATCGCATCGGAAATAAAAGATGCTAAAATCAACAGAAAAAAAGATTTAAAAGTTTCATTTGAAAAAGAAATTCTTAATCCTTTAAAATGGAATGCAGAAACACCAAACCTATACACATTAGTGTTATCACTAAAAGACAAAAAAGGTAAAACTTCTGAAATATTGTCTTCTCGAGTTGGTTTCCGCAAAGTCGAGATCATAAACGATATCTTCCATATTAACGGGGTAGAAGTATTGATTAAAGGGGTAAATCGTCACGAACACAATCAGTACACTGGACACGTGATAAATGAAGAGGATATGATCCAAGAGATCAAACTCATGAAACAATTCAACATCAATGCAGTAAGAAATTCGCACTACCCTCCTCACCCTCGATTTTATGAGTTATGCGATGAATATGGAATATATTTGACGGACGAAGCAAATATCGAGTCTCATGGGATGTATTATGGAAAATATTCTCTAGCAAAAAATCCAGAATTTAAAGACGCGCACTTAGATCGAAATATTAGTATGGTAGAGCGTAGCAAAAACCACCCTTCTATCATCGTTTGGTCAATGGGGAACGAAGCAGGAGATGGAGATAACTTCACTGCAGTAAACAAATGGATTAAACAGCGCGACAACTCTCGTCCTGTACACTATGAAAGGGCCGTAATGGGACCTAATACAGATATCTATTGTCCTCAATATCCTGGTGTAAAATATCTAAAACACTATGCGTCCAAACATCAAACAAATCCGATGATTATCAGTGAATATTCCCATGCGATGGGTAATAGTACAGGTAACTTAGTAGATCTTTGGGATGTAATTTATGATCGCAACAACAAACAGCTACAGGGTGGTTATATTTGGGATTGGATCGACCAAGGACTACTAGAGCATGACGATCAAGGACGTAGATATTGGACATATGGAGGGGATTATGGAAAAAATATGCCAACAGACGACAACTTTGTTTGTAATGGAATCCTCTTTCCAGACCTGACGCCTCAGCCTGCGATGTGGGAAGTAAAATATGCATATCAATACATTCGCATTTCGAACAAAGGGCTTCCTCAAGGATCTTACAAGATTAGCAATTACCATGATTTTATCACCACAGATGGTTATGATATTCGTTGGAGCATCACAGAAAATGGACATGAAATAGACCATGGCTTTGTTTCTCAAAACATATTACCTCATCAAAACAAGATAATCAAAATAGAGCTACCTCATATTAATGCCAAAGCAGGTGCCGAATACTTTATCGACTTCTCCACTAGACTAAAAGCGCCAACGAACATCTTAAAGGAGGGACACGAAGTAGCACATGATCAATTTAAATTAAATATCGAGACTCCGAAGATTGAGAAAAAGCCAATAGAACAAGTATTATCTCTTGAGAAAAACACCAATCAATTAGTGATTACAGGAGACGATTTTAAAATCGTATTTGACTCGAAAGCTGGAGATATTGAGTCTTGGGATAGTCATGGTTTTAGCTTGTTAAAGAAAGGACCTAAAGCGAACTACTGGAGGGCTTCGGTGGATAATGACAAAGGAAGTAATATGATCCATAGATTAGGAGTGTGGAGAAAAGCTTCACGTGGATTAACTCTTAAAGAGATCAAAGAAGAAGTACTCTCGGTGAACCAAATTAAGATTACATCGACATTCTCCTTAAAACCAATAAAAGGCACACAAACCATTTCATATCTAATTAGTGCAGATGGGAAAGTGGAAATCAATAGTCATATTTCATTAAAAGGGAAAAAACTTCCTGACATGCCTCGCTTTGGAATGAGAATGCAGTTACCTGTAAGTTTCGATAACTTGAAGTATTTCGGGCGTGGACCACACGAAAATTATTGCGATCGTAACCGTAGTGCTTTTGTCGGTCTTTACAGCAGCAAAGTCTCTGACCAATATGTGAATTATGTAAGACCTCAAGAAAATGGATATAAAACAGAAACACGATGGTTCTCATTATGTAACAATAATGGTGTCGGACTAAAAATAACAGGGGAACCTCTTGTTGGATTTAGTGCACTTCATAATCCTATCGAAGATTTTGATCAAGAGACACACAGTGAATTCAAACATTTGAACGATATCATAAAAAAAGATGCAGTATTTGTTACTTTTGATCTAAAACAGATGGGTGTAGCTGGAGACAATTCATGGGGAGCAACTCCTTACAAGCAATATACAGTTCCTGCGAAAGACTATACTTTGAAAGTAGTACTAGAACCAGTTTTCTAG
- a CDS encoding YhcH/YjgK/YiaL family protein gives MALFGILEEVAAQAPSQELITKGIDFLKQADLESYFSKVENGSSYCHEIQGKDLFASFQIYQTKQPEVPNFEGHKKYIDIQFVYEGEELIYNGATTNSFDSIEYDSESDFYLAKVSSFSTIKMGKGDAAILFPTDLHAPCQCAGEKPVLVKKIVVKVAVK, from the coding sequence ATGGCTCTTTTTGGAATTTTAGAAGAGGTAGCTGCTCAAGCTCCTTCTCAAGAGTTAATCACAAAAGGAATTGATTTTCTTAAACAAGCAGATTTAGAATCTTATTTCTCAAAAGTGGAGAATGGGTCTTCATATTGTCATGAGATTCAAGGTAAAGATCTTTTTGCATCTTTCCAGATTTATCAAACGAAACAACCAGAAGTGCCAAACTTCGAAGGCCATAAAAAGTATATCGATATTCAGTTTGTTTACGAAGGGGAGGAGCTTATTTATAATGGAGCTACAACAAATTCTTTTGATTCTATAGAATATGATTCGGAGAGTGATTTTTATTTGGCAAAAGTGTCTAGTTTCTCAACCATTAAGATGGGTAAAGGGGATGCTGCAATTCTATTTCCAACTGACCTTCATGCACCTTGTCAATGTGCAGGAGAGAAGCCTGTGTTAGTGAAAAAGATTGTGGTGAAGGTTGCTGTAAAGTAA
- a CDS encoding RNA polymerase sigma factor, with the protein MSNEQFEELFSAHFPSLRNYLYYRCGDPEIASDLAQEAFMKLWEKKDKIDLSNTVGLLYKISLDLWISKVRHQKVQKKYSAFIEEVDYHTPEDEADYQALVQSYEKALEEMPDNQREVFLMSRHDALKYNEISERLGIGVKAVEKRMKNALAFLRSALNYEKRKK; encoded by the coding sequence TTGAGTAACGAACAATTTGAAGAGTTATTTAGTGCGCATTTTCCTTCTTTACGTAACTATCTCTATTATCGATGTGGAGATCCTGAAATAGCTTCAGATTTAGCTCAAGAAGCTTTCATGAAGTTGTGGGAAAAAAAAGATAAGATCGATTTATCTAATACTGTTGGATTGCTGTATAAGATCTCTTTAGATCTTTGGATTTCGAAGGTGAGACATCAAAAAGTGCAGAAAAAATATTCTGCTTTTATTGAGGAGGTCGATTATCATACACCAGAGGACGAAGCCGATTATCAAGCACTAGTTCAAAGCTATGAGAAAGCTTTGGAAGAAATGCCAGATAATCAAAGAGAGGTTTTTTTGATGAGTCGTCATGATGCTTTAAAGTATAATGAGATTTCAGAACGTTTAGGTATTGGAGTGAAAGCTGTTGAAAAGAGAATGAAGAATGCATTGGCATTCTTGAGAAGTGCATTAAATTATGAGAAACGGAAAAAATAA
- a CDS encoding SulP family inorganic anion transporter — MELLERRSKNVKNDILSGLTVALALVPEAVAFAFVAGVDPLVGLYAAFMVGFVTSILGGRPGMISGATGALAVVMVSLVKEGNEMGLNWANPVENAGLYYLFATVILMGMIQILCGLFKLGKFVRLIPHPVMMGFVNGLAIVIFVAQLGMFTHVVDGQKVWLEGAELWIMITMVISTMAIIYFLPKLTKKIPAGLVAILTITLIAIFGGFDVATVGSFVRDSGGDGIKGGLPVPQLDALMSLPFSIGTLKFIFPYALILAAIGLIESLMTLNLIDEITDTRGNANKECVAQGTANVLTGIFGGMGGCAMIGQSIINIQNGGRGRLSGIVASLALLSFILFGSSYIEMVPISALVGVMFMVVIGTFEWSTFKVIHKIPSTDAIVIVLVTLLTVIFDLAVAVGAGVVVSAIVFAWESAKRIRARKTVKEDGTKVYEIWGPLFFGSTTTFIQKFDVKGDPDRIEIDFIESKISDQSAVEALSSLVGKYESQGKVVVLKHLSDDCKRLLIKADPHLSTVIENSVEDPRYYVVTDVMAEA, encoded by the coding sequence ATGGAATTGTTAGAACGTAGATCTAAGAATGTGAAAAATGACATTCTTTCTGGATTAACTGTTGCACTTGCCTTAGTTCCAGAAGCCGTGGCTTTTGCTTTTGTGGCAGGTGTAGATCCATTGGTGGGATTATATGCTGCCTTTATGGTCGGTTTTGTTACCTCAATTTTAGGTGGACGCCCAGGAATGATATCAGGTGCGACAGGTGCACTTGCTGTAGTAATGGTGTCCTTGGTAAAAGAGGGTAATGAAATGGGACTGAATTGGGCAAACCCTGTTGAAAATGCAGGTCTTTACTACCTTTTTGCAACAGTTATCTTGATGGGAATGATACAGATATTGTGTGGTCTTTTTAAGTTAGGTAAATTTGTTCGTTTGATTCCACATCCAGTAATGATGGGTTTTGTTAACGGACTCGCTATTGTGATTTTTGTTGCACAATTGGGGATGTTTACCCACGTAGTAGATGGTCAAAAAGTATGGCTTGAAGGAGCCGAATTATGGATTATGATCACAATGGTGATCTCGACTATGGCTATCATCTATTTCTTACCAAAGTTAACTAAGAAGATCCCTGCAGGATTGGTTGCGATACTGACAATCACTTTAATCGCCATATTCGGAGGTTTCGATGTGGCAACTGTTGGAAGTTTTGTGCGTGATAGTGGAGGAGATGGTATAAAAGGTGGACTTCCTGTTCCACAATTGGATGCATTGATGAGTCTTCCTTTTTCTATTGGAACACTTAAATTTATCTTTCCATATGCTCTTATACTAGCAGCGATAGGTTTGATTGAGTCACTTATGACATTAAACCTTATTGATGAAATTACTGATACAAGAGGTAATGCCAATAAAGAGTGTGTGGCACAAGGAACAGCAAATGTATTAACTGGTATCTTTGGAGGAATGGGAGGCTGTGCAATGATTGGTCAGTCTATTATCAATATACAAAATGGAGGACGTGGTCGATTGTCAGGTATTGTTGCCTCATTGGCACTCTTATCGTTTATTTTGTTTGGCTCTAGTTATATTGAGATGGTTCCAATTTCGGCGCTTGTTGGTGTGATGTTTATGGTGGTTATCGGAACATTCGAGTGGTCTACTTTTAAAGTGATTCATAAAATTCCTAGTACTGATGCCATTGTTATCGTTTTGGTGACATTATTAACTGTGATTTTTGACTTGGCAGTAGCTGTAGGGGCTGGTGTTGTGGTTTCGGCAATTGTATTTGCATGGGAAAGTGCAAAGCGTATTCGTGCACGAAAAACAGTCAAAGAGGACGGAACCAAAGTTTATGAAATTTGGGGACCATTGTTTTTCGGTTCTACAACTACTTTTATTCAGAAGTTTGATGTGAAAGGGGATCCAGATCGTATTGAAATCGATTTTATTGAGTCTAAAATTTCTGATCAATCTGCTGTCGAAGCACTCTCTTCTTTAGTGGGAAAGTATGAGTCTCAAGGTAAGGTCGTTGTTTTAAAACATTTAAGTGATGACTGTAAAAGGTTGTTGATCAAAGCAGATCCGCATCTATCAACTGTTATCGAAAATAGTGTTGAAGATCCACGCTACTATGTGGTGACAGACGTGATGGCTGAGGCTTAA
- a CDS encoding MFS transporter produces the protein MNKFDKFPINPTKTTFFYGWIIVAVGTIGILFSLPGQTSGVSVFTDHILQALNISRNNLTTAYMIGTIGSSMFLTKVGKMFDKKGARILIIFASLLLSTSCFLISISPQIIDIFASLFHHVDRLAIVIIIMSLIFFLLRFSGQGMMTMVSRTMIMKWFDQKRGFANAISAIFVSIGFSIAPLIFAIDIEHYNWDGAYQVLGASLLLFTIFALCFYRDNPEKFGLIPDGENHVCENGEYKKRYQFTLKEAKRTTAFWGVALSTTFFGFFVSGFNFNIVSIYKQAGYTEIEALKTFIPATVIAIIISMISSYLSDYIRIKLILFVYVIGAFICAISFTYLDVSPIAYYAEIIGIGILNGTYSTISSVGHPRFFGRDHLGAISGFNMSMIVFFSAIAPLLFSLSESYLGGYKTAGYISIVFAVILTIVIMRVKNPVVPKSE, from the coding sequence ATGAACAAATTTGACAAATTCCCTATCAATCCAACCAAAACAACTTTTTTTTATGGGTGGATTATTGTTGCTGTTGGCACCATAGGAATTTTATTCAGTCTTCCAGGACAAACATCAGGGGTATCCGTTTTTACTGATCACATTCTTCAAGCGCTAAATATTAGCAGAAATAATCTTACCACGGCATATATGATAGGAACCATCGGAAGTTCTATGTTCTTAACCAAAGTAGGAAAGATGTTTGACAAAAAAGGGGCACGTATTCTTATAATCTTTGCTAGTTTACTTCTTAGTACATCATGTTTTCTCATCTCTATCTCTCCCCAGATTATAGACATTTTCGCCTCACTATTTCATCATGTCGATCGACTTGCAATAGTAATTATTATCATGTCTTTGATCTTCTTTCTTCTTCGATTTTCAGGGCAAGGAATGATGACAATGGTTTCGAGAACAATGATCATGAAGTGGTTCGACCAAAAACGAGGTTTTGCCAATGCAATTAGTGCAATCTTTGTAAGTATTGGATTCTCTATAGCACCTTTGATTTTTGCAATCGACATAGAACATTACAATTGGGATGGAGCCTACCAAGTACTAGGAGCAAGCCTTCTTCTGTTCACGATATTCGCGCTATGCTTCTATAGAGATAACCCAGAAAAGTTTGGACTAATACCTGATGGAGAAAATCATGTTTGTGAGAATGGAGAATACAAAAAGCGATATCAATTCACACTAAAAGAGGCCAAAAGGACGACAGCCTTTTGGGGTGTAGCCCTATCCACTACTTTCTTTGGTTTCTTTGTATCTGGCTTTAATTTTAATATTGTTTCTATATATAAACAAGCGGGATATACAGAAATAGAGGCTTTAAAAACTTTTATCCCCGCGACGGTGATAGCAATCATCATCTCCATGATCAGCAGTTATCTTAGTGACTATATACGAATCAAATTGATTCTCTTTGTCTATGTAATAGGAGCATTTATATGCGCTATCAGCTTCACCTATCTAGATGTAAGTCCTATAGCATATTACGCAGAAATAATTGGAATAGGTATACTGAATGGTACATATAGCACCATCTCATCCGTAGGACATCCACGTTTCTTTGGAAGAGATCACCTTGGTGCAATATCTGGATTCAACATGTCAATGATTGTATTCTTTAGTGCCATTGCCCCACTACTATTCAGTCTTTCTGAATCCTACCTAGGAGGATACAAAACGGCAGGATACATTTCTATTGTCTTTGCTGTAATACTCACCATAGTGATCATGCGAGTAAAAAATCCAGTAGTACCTAAATCAGAATAA
- a CDS encoding FecR family protein: MRNGKNNRTNDCDPFNVQDFPDIKVTYAETPEEIWARISQRIGSAESTAQSPPKMISMRILYWAASILLIVGASWGSFRFTRTVTITGDPVVVSLPDGSTVFAKNNSKVSYKPLGWYLSRELNFQGEGFFKVKKGSRFTVRSNMGMTQVLGTSFNILAVDNTFEVSCFTGRVAVTTNDREKVVVLHPKDSMIKLGEKKAKVIKQNKDLMDEPSWLVKKFTFHQRSIYYIVKYLEIEYNVKIDVPEDLDLKSTLVFDRPESIKSALNLVCKPLGLSFVEKNLDHFVLTKSIDAIQ, from the coding sequence ATGAGAAACGGAAAAAATAATAGGACAAATGATTGTGATCCTTTCAATGTTCAGGATTTTCCAGACATAAAGGTGACCTATGCGGAAACCCCCGAGGAGATATGGGCAAGGATATCTCAGAGGATTGGTAGTGCTGAGTCTACGGCGCAATCGCCTCCGAAGATGATCTCTATGCGTATCTTATATTGGGCAGCATCCATTCTACTGATTGTTGGTGCTTCGTGGGGAAGTTTTCGATTTACTCGGACGGTAACAATAACTGGCGATCCAGTTGTGGTTTCTCTTCCAGATGGGTCTACTGTGTTTGCTAAAAATAATTCAAAGGTATCATACAAACCTCTGGGTTGGTATCTTAGCAGAGAACTGAATTTTCAAGGAGAAGGCTTTTTTAAAGTTAAAAAAGGAAGTCGGTTTACTGTACGGTCTAATATGGGAATGACCCAAGTGTTGGGAACATCGTTTAATATATTGGCAGTAGATAACACTTTTGAAGTATCATGTTTTACCGGTCGTGTAGCCGTAACTACTAATGACAGAGAAAAGGTCGTTGTGCTACATCCGAAAGATTCTATGATTAAATTAGGAGAAAAGAAAGCGAAAGTTATTAAACAGAATAAAGATTTGATGGATGAGCCTTCTTGGTTGGTTAAGAAATTTACATTTCATCAACGTAGTATTTATTATATAGTAAAGTATTTAGAGATAGAGTACAATGTGAAAATTGATGTTCCGGAAGATCTTGATTTGAAGAGTACATTAGTTTTTGATCGTCCTGAATCGATAAAAAGTGCATTAAATTTGGTTTGTAAGCCTCTAGGCCTTTCTTTTGTAGAGAAAAACTTAGATCATTTTGTTCTTACAAAATCAATAGATGCAATTCAATAG
- a CDS encoding acyltransferase — protein sequence MNTLEKNQSRIEYLDLLRVLACFMVLFIHAGDPFLFDGTTNTFNPYTSFLVAFLRPSVPLFIMISAVLLLPIKQTRTEFIKRRFKRVGIPFLVWSILYVFLPIPSKIIFGGPTNLFTDSGMNVYLYNLMMIPINFTGSNVHFWFIYTILGLYLTMPILSPWIKQAELSDIKYFLILWVITLFFPYIKIWFPQILGECDWNDFGMLFYFGGYLGYVILAYYLHHHNKMSFKKSFSIGIIAFAIGLAFTYQGFLYDCNRFLEALHQGNEDWKILELCIGNLTPNVVLMTVGVYLMFQKLSLSNNASKWVTTLSKRSYGIFLVHYILNLWIAPIIASNLSINEGIEQLLVTLIVFTIANVIVWLLSYIPKSRYIIG from the coding sequence ATGAACACACTAGAAAAAAATCAAAGTCGAATTGAATATCTAGACCTTCTGAGGGTTCTAGCCTGTTTTATGGTTCTATTCATCCATGCAGGAGATCCATTTCTTTTTGATGGAACAACCAATACCTTTAATCCGTACACATCATTCTTAGTAGCCTTTCTTAGGCCATCTGTCCCCCTTTTTATCATGATCTCAGCAGTGCTTCTTCTGCCTATTAAACAGACTAGAACAGAATTTATCAAAAGACGATTTAAACGAGTGGGAATCCCTTTTCTAGTATGGTCAATACTTTATGTATTCTTACCCATCCCTTCCAAAATAATCTTTGGTGGTCCCACAAATCTATTCACAGATAGTGGCATGAACGTTTACCTCTACAACTTGATGATGATTCCTATCAACTTCACTGGAAGCAACGTTCACTTTTGGTTTATATATACGATTCTAGGACTATACCTTACAATGCCAATTCTTTCACCATGGATAAAACAAGCAGAACTATCCGATATTAAGTACTTTCTTATCCTTTGGGTCATCACACTTTTTTTTCCATATATTAAAATATGGTTCCCTCAAATCCTAGGGGAATGTGACTGGAACGACTTTGGAATGTTATTTTACTTTGGAGGTTATTTAGGATATGTTATTCTAGCCTACTATCTACATCATCACAACAAAATGTCATTCAAAAAATCATTTTCAATTGGCATCATAGCATTCGCTATAGGACTGGCATTTACTTACCAGGGCTTTCTATACGACTGCAATAGATTTTTGGAAGCACTCCATCAAGGGAATGAAGATTGGAAAATACTAGAACTGTGCATTGGTAATCTTACACCTAATGTAGTATTGATGACAGTTGGAGTATATCTCATGTTTCAGAAACTCTCGTTATCGAATAATGCATCGAAGTGGGTTACAACACTCTCAAAACGCAGTTATGGCATATTTCTCGTTCACTATATACTCAATCTTTGGATTGCTCCAATCATTGCTTCCAACTTATCAATCAACGAAGGAATAGAACAACTATTGGTTACGCTTATTGTCTTCACCATAGCGAATGTTATTGTATGGCTACTTAGCTATATACCCAAAAGTCGTTATATCATTGGGTAA